TCTATTAAATGTTCTGATCCAGGAATAGGAATAGGTTTCCTTCTTCCAGTTTCATCAGGTTCTCCTAATTTCATTTTAATACATTCCATTTTTTTAACCCATCCATTTTCATTTCCTAAGAATTTTTTAGGATTTGTTAGAAAAGTAAATTTAACCCCTTCTTCTATTGCATTTTCTATTTCTTCTTTTCTAGCAGGCATTTCTTCAAATGTTCTTCTATAAACAATGTTTACTTCTTTTGCATTTAATCTAATCGCTACTCTTGCAGAATCCATTGCAACATTCCCAGCTCCTATTACACAAACTTTTTCACCAATATAAATTGGTGTATCATATTCTGGAAATAAATATGCTTTCATTAAATTTACTCTTGTAAGGAATTCATTTGCAGAATATATTCCATTAAGATTTTCACCTGGAATATTCAAAAAACTTGGCAATCCTGCGCCTGAAGCAATCAATATAGCATTATATTTATAATCATTAAATAATTCATCTAAAGTAATTGTTTTTCCAATTACTGTATTTAAAACTATTTCTACTCCAAGACTTTTAACATATTCTACTTCTTCAAAAACTATTCTTTTAGGCAATCTAAATTCTGGAATTCCATATGTTAATACACCTCCAGGTTTATGAAGAGACTCAAATATTGTTACTTCATATCCTAATCTAGCTAAATCTCCTGCAGCTGTAAGTCCTGCTGGGCCAGAACCTACAATAGCTACTTTTCCTATTTTTTTAGAATGTTCTATTTTCTCGGGGAAAATTTTATTCTTTAAAGCATAATCTCCAATAAATCTTTCAAGAGCACCTATTGCGATTGGTTCTCCTATTTTATTTAAAACACATTCTTTTTCGCATTGATTTTCTTGAGGACATACACGTCCAGTGATTGCAGGTAAACAATTTTTCTCTTTAATTTTTACGGCAGCTTCTTCAAATTTTCTTTCTTTAATAAGTTTTATAAATTCTGGTATATTAACTTCAACTGGACAACCCTTTATACATGTTGGAATTTTACATTGAAGACATCTACTTGCTTCTTCAATTGCAAGCTCTTCATTATACCCTAAAGCTACTTCATTAAAATCTTTAATTCTTTCTTTCGGATCTCTTTTAGGCATTCTTATCCTTTTCTTTTTCTCACTCATACATATTCCTCAATTGCAAGAAAAATACATTTTTATAAGCTCATCTTTGCTATTGCCCTTTTTTCTTTACATAAAAAGAATGAAAACTTATTAAAATAATTATTATTAATGCTTTTTATTTTCTATATTTAATAATCATGATAGAATTAATAGTATCTATTGAAGATATATCAGTATTTTCTATATTGATTACATTACCTGTTTCAATTTTATATAATTTAATCATATCTTCTTCTTTAATTACTAAAGCAATATCTTTAGCTATAAATTTCCTTTCTCCTCCTTCTTCTAAGTAAACTTTGAGTAAACACATAGCTAATTTAGCATGTAAAAATACTCCCTTATTAAGCTTATTTTTCTTAAATTAAACTTAAATATAAGTTGATTTAAGTCGATATATTATTATGAGGAAAATCATTGTAACTGGAAGAGGCGGTAGTGGAAAAACAAGTTTTGTTGCACTTATGACGAAATATTTTATTGAAAAAAATTACACTCCAATTTTTCTTATCGATGCAGATCCAGATCAAAATTTAGGAGAACTTGTAGGAGTAGATTTAGAAAAGGAAGGTATAAAAACTATATCGGATTTATTAATTGAAACTTTTATTGAAGGAGGAGGCACATTGTTTGGAGTTTCTCCTTCAGAAAGGATTGAAAGTAAAATATGGGAAGAGGGTATTTATGAAAGTAAATTTTTTGACCTTATTTCTCTTGGAACAAAATGGGTTGAAGGATGCTATTGCTTGCCTGATGCAGCATTAAAAGAAGCTTCAGAAAAATTAGCGAAAAATTATGCATATGTTATTATAGATTCTCCTGCTGGAGTTGAACATCTTAATAGGAAAATAGTATCAGAAGTAAATGATATATTTGATGTTATAGACCCCTCAAAAAAATCTTATGAGCATGTAAAAAGGACATACAGAATTATAAAAGAAGTAAAAATTAATTTTGAAAATTTTTACGTTATTGGAGGATTTAGATTTCCTGAAGAATTAGAAAATGAAGTTGAATTAAAAACTCAGCAAAAATTTTTAGGAAGAATTTTTTATGATAAAAATGTTGAAGAATACGTTTTATTAGGTAAGTCATTACTTGATTTACCTTCTAATTCTCCAGCATATATTTCAATAAAAAATATACTTAAGAAAGCTGGATACT
This genomic window from Nitrososphaerota archaeon contains:
- the gltA gene encoding NADPH-dependent glutamate synthase; the protein is MSEKKKRIRMPKRDPKERIKDFNEVALGYNEELAIEEASRCLQCKIPTCIKGCPVEVNIPEFIKLIKERKFEEAAVKIKEKNCLPAITGRVCPQENQCEKECVLNKIGEPIAIGALERFIGDYALKNKIFPEKIEHSKKIGKVAIVGSGPAGLTAAGDLARLGYEVTIFESLHKPGGVLTYGIPEFRLPKRIVFEEVEYVKSLGVEIVLNTVIGKTITLDELFNDYKYNAILIASGAGLPSFLNIPGENLNGIYSANEFLTRVNLMKAYLFPEYDTPIYIGEKVCVIGAGNVAMDSARVAIRLNAKEVNIVYRRTFEEMPARKEEIENAIEEGVKFTFLTNPKKFLGNENGWVKKMECIKMKLGEPDETGRRKPIPIPGSEHLIDLDTAIIAIGQNPNPLIPLSCPDIKIGKNGEIIVDENMMTSKKGVFAAGDIVSGAATVIEAMGDARKAANGIHKFIQAKL
- a CDS encoding AAA family ATPase; translated protein: MRKIIVTGRGGSGKTSFVALMTKYFIEKNYTPIFLIDADPDQNLGELVGVDLEKEGIKTISDLLIETFIEGGGTLFGVSPSERIESKIWEEGIYESKFFDLISLGTKWVEGCYCLPDAALKEASEKLAKNYAYVIIDSPAGVEHLNRKIVSEVNDIFDVIDPSKKSYEHVKRTYRIIKEVKINFENFYVIGGFRFPEELENEVELKTQQKFLGRIFYDKNVEEYVLLGKSLLDLPSNSPAYISIKNILKKAGY